In Thermococcus sp. M39, the genomic stretch AAAATTTCCTTTCTTGTCTCTGGTTTAAGCTCACCGTCATCAAGAAAGCTTCCGGAAGTAAAAATCCTTACAGCAACTCTCTCTTTCCCTTCAATTTTCTTAAGGGCTTTTTTCACATATTCAATTATTTCCTCTTGACTCCATGGGTTTTTAGGAGCAGATGCTGGATAAGAGCACATATAGCAAGCTTGTCCTATTCTATAACGGTAGCATCCAATAGTTGGCAAAATTATGAATAGTGCAACCCCTTTTTCTCCGGCAACATTGTCCTCGCTTGTCCAATATGTCATTTTCCCACCTACTAGGGCATTGGAGTTTAGGTTTTTAAAGTTGCTGTGCTCTTTTTCAACTTGCGAAGAGAAAGGGTTATATCTGTGGACTAGTAATTTAAATTTGGTGATAACTGTGGCACTAAGCCAAGCAAAAACGTATGGTGGAATTGGGGCTGTACTAGCTTTACTTGGAGGAGCAATCCCAAAAATTGGGAGCGCTTTGAGCATAGTTGGTATTGTGCTCATCCTTTTAGCAGTGAAGGAAATTGCAGATGAAGTTGGCGACGAAACAGTTTTCAGGGACTACCTAATTTCGTTCATACTCCAAATTGGGGCATTTATTGCCCTGATAATTGCCATCGTAGCAGTTCTAGGAACATCAATCATAGCAATGGGAGGCCCAAGGGCCTTTGAGCATGAAATTCGAAATCTTGAGGCAGCTATGGCTATCATAGGTAGCATCCTTGTTGGCTTTGTAATATTCTGGATTCTGTTCTCACTTGGAGCTTACTATCTAAAGAAAAGCTATGAGTTAATAGCTTACTATACAGACGTTGATCTCTTTAAGACAACGGGACTGCTCTATTTCATAGGGGCTTTAACTGCGATAATCATGATTGGACTGCTTATAATCTTTGTGGCGAGAATTCTTGAGATTGTAGCTTACTTTTCTCTTCCAGAAGAGCTATCGTCCAAACAAAGTTCAGTAATAATCTGAATTGTTCTTCTTTTTAATTTTTACCACAAATTTATAAGCAATTCTGGAGAGTTTAATTCATGCCAAAAATACTCATAACAAACGATGATGGAATTTACTCAAAGGGGATAAGAGCTGCAGTTGAGGCTTTGCAAGAACTTGGGGAGATTTACGTTGTTGCTCCTATGTTTCAGAGGAGTGCAAGCGGAAGGGCAATGACTTTGCACAGACCTCTTAGAGCTAAGCGTGTAAATATGGAAGGAGCTAGGGCAGCTTATGCTTTGGATGGGATGCCCGTTGACTGTATAATTTTTGCTTTGGCACGCTTTGGAAGCTTTGATTTAGCAATTAGCGGAATTAATCTGGGCGAAAATATGAGCACCGAGATTACAATCTCTGGAACTGCAAGTGCTGCGATCGAAGCTGCAACTCATGGAATTCCAAGCATAGCGATAAGCTTAGAGGTGGACAGAGAGAAGCACAAATTTGGAAGTGGAGAGGAGATAGACTTCACGATGGCAAAACTCTTTCTAAAAAAGATTGCAGAGGCTGTTCTTAAAAGAGGACTTCCAGAGGGTGTGGACATGCTCAATGTTAACGTTCCCTATGATGCAAATGAAAACACTCCAATAGAGATTACGAGACTGGCTAGAAGAATGTACAATCCTTCAATTGAGGAAAGAATAGACCCAAAGGGAACGCCATATTATTGGATTGTTGGGACACAGTGTCCGAGAGAAGTGCTCGAACCGGGGACAGATATGTATGCTGTAAAAGTTGAGAGAAAAGTCAGCGTGACTCCAATAAATATAGACATGACAGCTAGGGTGGATTTAGGGCAATTAAGGAAGCACTTGGGAATTTAACTATTTCATCACTTAACTTTTTAAAGCGAGATTAAATCTTCTTGGGGGGATTAAGATGATTGTACTAAAACATCTACTTTATGCATATGCAGCACTGTTCGCGATTACGAATCCTATTGGGGCAGTGCCAGTGTTTTTGAGCGTAACACACGGGATTTCATTGCGAGATAGAGTTAGGATTGCCAAAAAAGTTATAATAACAGTATTCCTCACATTAGTGATCTTTGCTGTGATTGGAGAGTGGATATTCTCATTTTTTGGCTCAAGTGTTGATGCTTTCTCAATTGCGGGTGGGATATTGCTTTTCAGAATGGCCCTTGACATGCTCAGCGGACAGATTTCAAAGGTTAAGATAAGTGAAGAAGAAGCAGAGGAGATAACGCTTGAGGATATTGCAATAATTCCTTTAGCAATTCCCCTAATTTCTGGCCCAGGTGCAATAACGACCGTAATGCTCTATATGGCAAAAAGCCCAACTGTAGTTGAAAAATCAATGGTTTTGCTAGCAGTTCTATTAGTTAGCATAACTACATACTTAATTCTGCTTTCAGCAGATAAAGTTGAAAAGAAGCTCGGAAAGGTTGGAATTAAGGTCTTAACAAGGATGATGGGCTTAATACTAGCATCAATTGCAGTTCAAATGGTCATAAACGGAATCAAGGGTGCTTTTAATTTGTGAGTTCATTTCTTTCTCTTTTATGGACTCCTCAAGAAGTGAAGTGAATGTGGAATGAGATACGCTTAGCTCTCTTTATCGTCCTTATGGAAAGATTTATAACCCAACTTTTTAAGTGAATGATGAACAAGATTATCGCTAAAGGTGATGTAAATGGGAAGAAGGGAAGAATTGATTGCGAAAATTAAGGAGTTAATGACTCAGCCTGAGAGAATTAGGAATATGGGTATTGCCGCTCACATTGACCACGGTAAGACAACCTTGAGTGATAACCTATTGGCAGGAGCGGGAATGATTAGCGAGGAATTAGCTGGAAAGCAGCTTGTTCTTGACTTTGACGAGCAAGAGCAGGCAAGAGGTATTACAATCAATGCAGCTAACGTTTCAATGGTTCACACCTACGAAGGCAAAGAATATCTCATCAACCTAATTGACACTCCAGGTCACGTTGACTTCGGTGGTGACGTTACAAGAGCTATGAGAGCAATTGATGGTGCAATTATCGTCGTTGACGCTGTCGAGGGTGTTATGCCACAGACTGAGACAGTTTTGAGACAAGCTCTGAGAGAGTACGTTAAGCCCGTTCTCTTCATCAACAAGGTTGACCGTTTAATTAGAGAGCTCAAGCTCACCCCACAGCAGATGCAGGAGAGATTCGTCAAGATAATCACAGATGTCAACAGGCTCATCAAGAGATACGCCCCAGAAGAGTTCAAGAAGGAATGGCTGGTTAACGTTAACGACGGAAGCGTTGCATTCGGTTCAGCTTACTACAACTGGGCTTTGAGCGTCCCATTCATGAAGAAGACTGGGGTCTCCTTCAAGGAAATAATCGACCTCACCCTGAAGGGAGACAACAAGACACTCAGAAAGAAGGCTCCTCTCCACGTCGTCGTCCTTGACATGGTCGTTAGACACTTGCCAAACCCATTAGAGGCTCAGAAGTACAGAATTCCACACCTCTGGAGAGGCGACATCAACAGCGAAGTTGGTCAGGCAATGCTCAACTGTGATCCAAAGGGCAAGATGGTCATGGTAGTTACAAAAATCATCATTGACAAGCATGCTGGAGAGGTTTCAACAGGTAGAGTCTGGAGTGGTACTGTTAGGACAGGTCAAGAGGTTTACCTCATCTCTGCAAAGAGAAAGGCAAGAATCCAGCAGGTCGGTATCTACATGGGTCCAGAGAGAGTTAACATGGAGGCAGTTCCCGCTGGAAACATCGTTGCTGTGACAGGTTTGAGGGATGCAATCGCCGGTGAAACTGTCGCTCAAGAGCCAATTGAGCCATTTGAAGCTCTGCACTACACAAGCGAGCCAGTCGTTACAGTTGCAATTGAAGCAAAGAACATTAAGGACTTGCCAAGACTTATTGAAGCACTCAGACAACTCGCTAAGGAAGACCCAACACTCCAAGTTAAGATTGACCAAGAAACTGGTCAGCACTTGCTCAGCGGTATGGGAGAATTGCACTTAGAGGTCAAGCTCTACAAGCTTAAGACAGAGTGGGGAATTGACGTCGAGGTTTCAGAGCCAATCGTCGTTTACAGAGAGAGCATTACAAAGGTCAGCCCAATCGTTGAAGGAAAATCACCAAACAAGCACAACAGATTCTATGTTGTTGTTGAGCCAATGCCAGATGAGATTTACCAAGCAATTAAAGATGGAGAAATTCCAGAGGGAAGACCAAAGGACAGGAAAGCTGTTGCTAAGAAGCTCGCTGAGTTAGGAATGGACTACGAAATGGCTAAGGGTATTGTTGATGTCTACAGAGGAAACATATTCTTGGACAACACCAAGGGTATCCAGTACCTCAACGAAGTTATGGATCTCTTAGTTGATGGTTTCCACCAGGCAATGGATGAGGGACCACTTGCAAAAGAGCCAGTCATGAAGGTCATAGTGAGGTTAGTTGACGCCCAGATCCACGAGGATAACGTCCACAGAGGTCCAGCCCAGATTTATCCAGCAATCAGAACAGCCATTCACTGTGCAATGATGAAAGCCAACCCAGTTCTCTACGAACCATACCAGAAGGTTATCATCAACGTTCCATACGAGTACATGGGTCCAGTCAGCAGAGAAATCAGCCAGAGAAGAGGTCAGCTCATTGATATGAGGCAAGAAGGTGAAGTTATGACAATCATTGCAAAGGCTCCAGTTGCTGAGATGTTCGGATTCGCTGGAGCAATCAGAAGTGCAACAAGCGGTAGAGCATTATGGAGCACAGAGCACGCTGGATTCGAAAGGGTTCCACAAGAATTGGCAGTTAATGTCATCAGACAGATTAGACAGAGAAAGGGACTCGATCCAAACCCACCAACAGAGAAGGACATCTGTCCACAGATTTGATTTCCTTTTCTATTCTCTCTTAGATTCCTATTTATACATGTCTCATTGTATTGTTCTATTTGGACATTCTTTGCTCTAAAAATGCCCTCCTTGTGAAAACTGCAATTAGTTAACTTTTTAAACCCTCCTTTGTATCTTCCTTTGGACTCATGAGGCTCTCTTGCAAAAAGCGGGTTTCCCGCTCAAGAGAGCCGAGGTTACAGAAAGCTTTAAAAACCTATCCTAGTCAATAAGGTTAGGCACGAATTTGGAGGTGGATAAAAATGGCAAAGGAGAAGCCACACGTTAATATTGTGTTTATTGGACACGTCGACCACGGTAAGAGTACAACAATCGGTAGATTGCTCTTTGACACCAAGAACATCCCAGAGCAGATTATCCAGAAGTTCGAGCAAATGGGTGAAAAGGGTAAGTCATTCAAGTTCGCTTGGGTTATGGACAGACTCAAGGAAGAGAGAGAAAGAGGTATTACAATTGACGTTGCTCACACCAAGTTCGAGACTCCACACAGATACATTACAATCATTGACGCTCCAGGTCACAGAGACTTCGTTAAGAACATGATTACCGGTGCTTCACAGGCTGATGCTGCTGTTCTCGTCGTTGCAGCTACAGATGGTGTCATGCCACAGACCAAGGAGCACGCATTCCTTGCAAGAACACTCGGTATTAACTACATCATCGTTGCAATCAACAAGATGGACATGGTTAACTACGACGAGAAGAGATTCAAGGAGGTTGCTGCTCAGGTCGAGAAGCTCCTCAAGATGCTCGGTTACAAGAACTTCCCAATCATCCCAATCTCAGCATGGAATGGTGACAACGTCGTAAACAGAAGCGACAAGATGCCATGGTACAAGGGCCCAACACTCATCGAGGCTCTTGACCAGATTCCAGAGCCACCAAAGCCAGTTGACAAGCCACTCAGAATCCCAATCCAGGACGTTTACTCAATTAAGGGTGTCGGTACAGTCCCAGTTGGTAGAGTTGAGACTGGTAAGCTTAAGGTCGGTGACGTAGTCATCTTCGAGCCAGCCAGCACAATCTTCCACAAGCCAATCCAGGGTGAAGTCAAGAGCATTGAGATGCACCACGAGCCACTCCAAGAGGCTCTCCCAGGTGACAACATCGGATTCAACGTCAGAGGTGTCAGCAAGAACGACATCAAGAGAGGTGACGTCGCTGGACACACAACCAACCCACCAACAGTTGTCAGACCAAAGGACACATTCAAGGCCCAGATTATCGTCCTCAACCACCCAACAGCAATTACCGTTGGTTACACACCAGTCCTCCACGCACACACCACACAGGTTGCTGTCAGATTCGAGCAGATCCTTGCAAAGCTTGACCCAAGAACAGGTAACATCGTCGAGGAGAACCCACAATTCATCAAGACCGGTGACTCAGCTATCGTCATCCTCAGACCAACCAAGCCAATGGTCATCGAGCCAGTTAAGGAGATTCCACAGCTCGGTAGATTCGCTATCAGAGACATGGGTCAAACAGTCGCTGCTGGTATGGTTATATCCATCCAAAAGGGCGAGTGAAGCCCTTTCTCTCTTAGTTCTTTCTTTTAGTTGATTTCTTGGGAGGTAGCAAAGATGCAAAAGGCAAGGATCAAGCTTGCAAGCACTAATATAAAGTCTCTTAATGAGGTAGCAGACCAGATCAGGCAAATTGCAGAGAGGACAGGAGTCAGAATGAGCGGTCCAATTCCGCTTCCAACAAAGAGAATCAGGATCACAACAAGGAAGAGCCCAGATGGAGAAGGAACAGCAACATTTGACCGATTTGAGCTTAGAGTTCACAAGAGGCTCATTGACATTGAAGCTGATGAGAGAGCTATGAGACAGATAATGAGAATTCGCGTTCCTGAAGACGTAACAATCGAAATCGAGCTCATCTCATGATTGCTCTTCTTATTTTTAATGCCGGGGTAGCCTAGCCTGGGAAGGCGCGGGCCTGGAGAGTCCGTGGGCGTTAAGCCCTCCGGGGTTCAAATCCCCGCCCCGGCGCCATAAATTCTTTAAACATTTTTTCCAACTTGTACTGCTGGTGGCATTAATGAATCAAGAGGCCAAGGGAACGCTGTTTGCTTTCATAGCTCTAATACTTGTGGGAATTGAACCAGTCATTATTAAGTCAAACCCTGTTGACCCTCTCAGCTTTGCAGCATTTTCTGCACTATTTGCGTCTTTGATACTGTGGATAATGATTTTTCCCTTAAACACATGGAGAGAACTAAAAGAAAGCCCCGAGCATCTTCACAAAGCTTTTCTTGTAGGTCTTTTTGGAACAACCCTAGCATACATTGCATATTCATATGGTACTCGAATGAGCACGGCAATAAATGCATCTCTAATAACGAGAAGTGAAGTGTTGTATTCGTTTGTACTCTCATATCTGTTTTTGAGGGAGAAGATAACTAGAAGGCAGTTCAGCTTTTCTTTGGTTATTCTTTTGGGACTCGTTCTTGTAATAACCCAGGGAAAGCTCATAGAGCCCAAGAAAGGTGATGTGTTGCTTTTACTCACACCCCTATTCTGGCAGATGGGGCATACAATAGCAAAGCAGTTGCCATATTCCCCTTATCTAATAGCTACTCTCAGAAATACATTTGGAGGATTGGTTCTTTTGGCCCTAACTTTGCCATTTGGGTTAGAATTCACCGCTCTGGCTGTAGTTGAGGGGGTTATAATCGCCTTAACACAAGCCTTGTGGTATTCATCTTTAAAGCTCATCAACCTTTCGAAAGCTACTGCTATAATTACGCCAGCACCAGCTATTGCCATTGGGTTATCAACACTCCTTGGGGAGAGATTTACACTTTATCATATTCTAGGATTCATCTTAATAGCACTAGGAACTTTGGAAGTATCAAAAGTGAAAAGTGAGCAACGTTAGTCATCAAAACTATCGAAAGGTTCTTCCATAAGTCTTTCAATTGCCTTCCTCTTCTTCTTTTCAAAGTCTTCTTTGTCTAGAAATTCCCAGTAGTGCTTGTCCTCTGGAAACTTGCCTTCCTTTACCTCGTTTTTGTATTCCTCAAGGGCAAGCTGAATCATGCTCCTTAAATCGGCATATTTTTTGACGAATGGAGGAACATTCTCATAAATTCCCAAAAGGTCATGCCAAACCAAAACCTGACCGTCAACGTATGGTCCAGAACCAATTCCAATTGTCGGTATCTTAACTTCCTCAGTTACCAGCTTTGCAACATCAGCTAGCACGAACTCTAGAACAACGGCAAATGCTCCCGCTTTTTCCAGAGCTTTTGCGTCCCTAAGAATTTCCTCAATTTCTTCCTCAGTCTCACCCATTAATCGGTAACCACCTAAACGGAGATAGCGCTGAGGTGTTAAACCAGTATGTCCCATCACGGGTATTCCCACTCTCACGAGCTTTCTAACAAGTTTTCTGTGGTCATAGCCGCCTTCAATCTTCACAGCATCGGCACCTGCTTG encodes the following:
- a CDS encoding DUF996 domain-containing protein, coding for MITVALSQAKTYGGIGAVLALLGGAIPKIGSALSIVGIVLILLAVKEIADEVGDETVFRDYLISFILQIGAFIALIIAIVAVLGTSIIAMGGPRAFEHEIRNLEAAMAIIGSILVGFVIFWILFSLGAYYLKKSYELIAYYTDVDLFKTTGLLYFIGALTAIIMIGLLIIFVARILEIVAYFSLPEELSSKQSSVII
- the surE gene encoding 5'/3'-nucleotidase SurE — protein: MPKILITNDDGIYSKGIRAAVEALQELGEIYVVAPMFQRSASGRAMTLHRPLRAKRVNMEGARAAYALDGMPVDCIIFALARFGSFDLAISGINLGENMSTEITISGTASAAIEAATHGIPSIAISLEVDREKHKFGSGEEIDFTMAKLFLKKIAEAVLKRGLPEGVDMLNVNVPYDANENTPIEITRLARRMYNPSIEERIDPKGTPYYWIVGTQCPREVLEPGTDMYAVKVERKVSVTPINIDMTARVDLGQLRKHLGI
- the snatA gene encoding neutral amino acid NAAT transporter SnatA, whose product is MIVLKHLLYAYAALFAITNPIGAVPVFLSVTHGISLRDRVRIAKKVIITVFLTLVIFAVIGEWIFSFFGSSVDAFSIAGGILLFRMALDMLSGQISKVKISEEEAEEITLEDIAIIPLAIPLISGPGAITTVMLYMAKSPTVVEKSMVLLAVLLVSITTYLILLSADKVEKKLGKVGIKVLTRMMGLILASIAVQMVINGIKGAFNL
- a CDS encoding elongation factor EF-2 — translated: MGRREELIAKIKELMTQPERIRNMGIAAHIDHGKTTLSDNLLAGAGMISEELAGKQLVLDFDEQEQARGITINAANVSMVHTYEGKEYLINLIDTPGHVDFGGDVTRAMRAIDGAIIVVDAVEGVMPQTETVLRQALREYVKPVLFINKVDRLIRELKLTPQQMQERFVKIITDVNRLIKRYAPEEFKKEWLVNVNDGSVAFGSAYYNWALSVPFMKKTGVSFKEIIDLTLKGDNKTLRKKAPLHVVVLDMVVRHLPNPLEAQKYRIPHLWRGDINSEVGQAMLNCDPKGKMVMVVTKIIIDKHAGEVSTGRVWSGTVRTGQEVYLISAKRKARIQQVGIYMGPERVNMEAVPAGNIVAVTGLRDAIAGETVAQEPIEPFEALHYTSEPVVTVAIEAKNIKDLPRLIEALRQLAKEDPTLQVKIDQETGQHLLSGMGELHLEVKLYKLKTEWGIDVEVSEPIVVYRESITKVSPIVEGKSPNKHNRFYVVVEPMPDEIYQAIKDGEIPEGRPKDRKAVAKKLAELGMDYEMAKGIVDVYRGNIFLDNTKGIQYLNEVMDLLVDGFHQAMDEGPLAKEPVMKVIVRLVDAQIHEDNVHRGPAQIYPAIRTAIHCAMMKANPVLYEPYQKVIINVPYEYMGPVSREISQRRGQLIDMRQEGEVMTIIAKAPVAEMFGFAGAIRSATSGRALWSTEHAGFERVPQELAVNVIRQIRQRKGLDPNPPTEKDICPQI
- the tuf gene encoding translation elongation factor EF-1 subunit alpha, whose translation is MAKEKPHVNIVFIGHVDHGKSTTIGRLLFDTKNIPEQIIQKFEQMGEKGKSFKFAWVMDRLKEERERGITIDVAHTKFETPHRYITIIDAPGHRDFVKNMITGASQADAAVLVVAATDGVMPQTKEHAFLARTLGINYIIVAINKMDMVNYDEKRFKEVAAQVEKLLKMLGYKNFPIIPISAWNGDNVVNRSDKMPWYKGPTLIEALDQIPEPPKPVDKPLRIPIQDVYSIKGVGTVPVGRVETGKLKVGDVVIFEPASTIFHKPIQGEVKSIEMHHEPLQEALPGDNIGFNVRGVSKNDIKRGDVAGHTTNPPTVVRPKDTFKAQIIVLNHPTAITVGYTPVLHAHTTQVAVRFEQILAKLDPRTGNIVEENPQFIKTGDSAIVILRPTKPMVIEPVKEIPQLGRFAIRDMGQTVAAGMVISIQKGE
- the rpsJ gene encoding 30S ribosomal protein S10, with the protein product MQKARIKLASTNIKSLNEVADQIRQIAERTGVRMSGPIPLPTKRIRITTRKSPDGEGTATFDRFELRVHKRLIDIEADERAMRQIMRIRVPEDVTIEIELIS
- a CDS encoding DMT family transporter produces the protein MNQEAKGTLFAFIALILVGIEPVIIKSNPVDPLSFAAFSALFASLILWIMIFPLNTWRELKESPEHLHKAFLVGLFGTTLAYIAYSYGTRMSTAINASLITRSEVLYSFVLSYLFLREKITRRQFSFSLVILLGLVLVITQGKLIEPKKGDVLLLLTPLFWQMGHTIAKQLPYSPYLIATLRNTFGGLVLLALTLPFGLEFTALAVVEGVIIALTQALWYSSLKLINLSKATAIITPAPAIAIGLSTLLGERFTLYHILGFILIALGTLEVSKVKSEQR
- the panB gene encoding 3-methyl-2-oxobutanoate hydroxymethyltransferase; translated protein: MREMTPRKIMEMKGKEKIVMVTAYDYPSALIADKAGIDIIFVGDSLGMVVYGEPNTLSVSMEQMTYHTRAVAKAVKRGLVLADMPFMSYEVSVEEGLRNAAKLIQAGADAVKIEGGYDHRKLVRKLVRVGIPVMGHTGLTPQRYLRLGGYRLMGETEEEIEEILRDAKALEKAGAFAVVLEFVLADVAKLVTEEVKIPTIGIGSGPYVDGQVLVWHDLLGIYENVPPFVKKYADLRSMIQLALEEYKNEVKEGKFPEDKHYWEFLDKEDFEKKKRKAIERLMEEPFDSFDD